One window of the Labeo rohita strain BAU-BD-2019 chromosome 9, IGBB_LRoh.1.0, whole genome shotgun sequence genome contains the following:
- the LOC127170443 gene encoding gamma-crystallin M1-like, with amino-acid sequence MGKIIFYEDRNFQGRSYDCMSDCSDISSYLSRVGSIRVESGCFMVYERNNYMGNQFFLRRGEYHDMQRMGTMFDNIRSCRMIPPYRGSYRMRIYERDNFGGQMYELMDDCDSIMDRYRMSECQSCHVMDGHWLFYEQPHYRGRMVYFRPGEYRSFRDMGYSNMRFMSMRRITDIC; translated from the exons ATCATCTTCTACGAGGACAGGAACTTCCAGGGGCGCAGCTATGACTGCATGAGCGACTGCTCTGATATCTCCTCATACCTGAGCCGCGTTGGTTCCATCAGGGTGGAGAGCGGTTGTTTCATGGTTTATGAGCGCAACAACTACATGGGGAACCAGTTCTTCTTGAGGAGGGGCGAATACCATGACATGCAGCGCATGGGCACAATGTTCGACAATATCAGATCCTGTCGTATGATTCCTCCA TACAGGGGATCCTACAGAATGAGGATCTACGAGAGGGACAACTTCGGAGGACAGATGTACGAGCTGATGGATGACTGTGACAGCATCATGGACCGTTACCGCATGTCTGAATGCCAGTCCTGTCATGTGATGGACGGCCACTGGCTCTTCTATGAGCAGCCCCACTACAGAGGAAGGATGGTCTACTTCAGACCTGGAGAGTACAGGAGCTTCAGAGATATGGGATACAGCAACATGAGATTCATGAGCATGAGACGTATCACTGATATCTGTTAA
- the LOC127171299 gene encoding gamma-crystallin M1: protein MGKIIFYEDRNFQGRSYDCMSDCSDISSYLSRVGSIRVDSGCFMVYERNSFMGNQFFLRRGEYHDIQRMMSMGMMFDTIRSCRMIPPYRGSFRMRIYERDNFGGQMYELMDDCENIMERFRMSECQSCHVMDGHWLFYEQPHYRGRMVYFRPGEYRSFRDMGYSNMRFMSMRRITDIC, encoded by the exons ATGGGCAAG ATCATCTTCTACGAGGACAGGAACTTCCAGGGGCGCAGCTATGATTGCATGAGCGACTGCTCTGATATCTCCTCATACCTGAGCCGCGTTGGTTCCATCAGGGTGGACAGCGGTTGTTTCATGGTTTATGAGCGCAACAGCTTCATGGGGAACCAGTTCTTCCTGAGGAGGGGCGAGTACCATGATATACAGCGCATGATGAGCATGGGCATGATGTTCGACACTATCAGATCCTGCCGCATGATTCCTCCA tACAGGGGATCCTTCAGAATGAGAATCTATGAGAGGGACAATTTCGGAGGACAGATGTACGAACTTATGGATGACTGTGAAAACATCATGGAACGTTTCCGTATGTCTGAGTGCCAGTCCTGCCATGTGATGGACGGCCACTGGCTCTTCTATGAGCAGCCCCACTACAGAGGAAGGATGGTCTACTTCAGACCTGGAGAGTACAGGAGCTTCAGAGATATGGGATACAGCAACATGAGATTCATGAGCATGAGACGTATCACTGATATCTGTTAA
- the LOC127171300 gene encoding gamma-crystallin M2-like yields MGKIIFYEDKNFQGRSYECTSDCADLHSHFSRCNSIQVESGCWMVYERPHYMGYQYFLRQGEYADYQRWMGFNDCVRSCRMIPQHQGSYKMMIYNRPDFGGQMMEFTDDCPSLYDRFHYNDIHSCNVQDGYWIFYEHPNYRGRQYLMRPGEYRRYSDWGAMSSRIGSIRRITF; encoded by the exons ATGGGAAAG ATCATCTTCTACGAAGACAAGAACTTCCAGGGCCGCTCCTATGAGTGCACTAGTGACTGTGCTGACCTGCACTCTCATTTCAGTCGCTGTAACTCTATTCAAGTTGAAAGTGGATGCTGGATGGTATACGAGAGGCCACATTATATGGGTTACCAGTACTTTCTGCGCCAAGGCGAATATGCTGACTACCAACGGTGGATGGGTTTCAATGACTGTGTCAGATCTTGTCGAATGATACCCCAA CACCAGGGATCCTACAAAATGATGATCTATAACCGTCCAGACTTTGGTGGTCAGATGATGGAGTTCACTGATGACTGTCCATCACTTTATGATCGATTCCATTACAATGATATCCACTCTTGCAATGTTCAAGATGGATACTGGATCTTCTACGAGCATCCTAATTACAGAGGCAGACAATACCTCATGAGACCAGGTGAATACAGGAGGTACAGCGACTGGGGTGCCATGAGCTCAAGAATTGGTTCTATCAGACGTATTACCTTCTAA
- the LOC127171078 gene encoding gamma-crystallin M2 isoform X1 has product MFLSQVIFYEDRNFQGRSYECMSDCGDFSSYMSRCHSCRVESGCWMMYDRPNYMGNQYFFRKGEYADYMSMFGMNECIRSCRMIPMYRGSYRMRIYERENFMGQMYELTDDCDSIMDRYRMSHCQSCHIMDGHWLFYEQPHYRGRMWYFRPGEYRSFSNMGGMRFMSMRRIMDSWY; this is encoded by the exons atgtttttatccCAGGTCATCTTCTACGAGGACAGGAACTTCCAGGGTCGCTCTTATGAGTGTATGAGCGACTGTGGTGACTTCTCCTCCTACATGAGCCGCTGTCACTCTTGCAGAGTGGAGAGCGGATGTTGGATGATGTACGATCGCCCCAACTACATGGGAAATCAGTATTTCTTTAGGAAGGGAGAATATGCTGATTACATGTCTATGtttggaatgaatgaatgcatcaGGTCCTGCCGTATGATCCCCATG TACAGAGGATCCTACAGAATGAGGATCTACGAGAGGGAGAACTTCATGGGTCAGATGTACGAGCTGACTGATGACTGCGACAGCATCATGGACCGTTACCGCATGTCTCACTGCCAGTCCTGTCATATTATGGACGGCCACTGGCTCTTCTATGAGCAGCCCCACTACAGAGGCAGGATGTGGTACTTCAGGCCTGGAGAGTACAGGAGCTTCAGCAATATGGGTGGCATGAGATTCATGAGCATGAGGCGTATCATGGACTCCTGGTACTAG
- the LOC127171078 gene encoding gamma-crystallin M2 isoform X2, with translation MHGKVIFYEDRNFQGRSYECMSDCGDFSSYMSRCHSCRVESGCWMMYDRPNYMGNQYFFRKGEYADYMSMFGMNECIRSCRMIPMYRGSYRMRIYERENFMGQMYELTDDCDSIMDRYRMSHCQSCHIMDGHWLFYEQPHYRGRMWYFRPGEYRSFSNMGGMRFMSMRRIMDSWY, from the exons ATGCATGGAAAG GTCATCTTCTACGAGGACAGGAACTTCCAGGGTCGCTCTTATGAGTGTATGAGCGACTGTGGTGACTTCTCCTCCTACATGAGCCGCTGTCACTCTTGCAGAGTGGAGAGCGGATGTTGGATGATGTACGATCGCCCCAACTACATGGGAAATCAGTATTTCTTTAGGAAGGGAGAATATGCTGATTACATGTCTATGtttggaatgaatgaatgcatcaGGTCCTGCCGTATGATCCCCATG TACAGAGGATCCTACAGAATGAGGATCTACGAGAGGGAGAACTTCATGGGTCAGATGTACGAGCTGACTGATGACTGCGACAGCATCATGGACCGTTACCGCATGTCTCACTGCCAGTCCTGTCATATTATGGACGGCCACTGGCTCTTCTATGAGCAGCCCCACTACAGAGGCAGGATGTGGTACTTCAGGCCTGGAGAGTACAGGAGCTTCAGCAATATGGGTGGCATGAGATTCATGAGCATGAGGCGTATCATGGACTCCTGGTACTAG
- the LOC127171076 gene encoding gamma-crystallin M2-like yields the protein MTTSGMSMCRAIFYEDRNFQGRSYECTSDCADMSPYLSRCHSCRVESGCFMMYDRPNYMGNQYFFRRGDYADYMSMFGMNDCIRSCRMIPMHRGPFRMRIYERENFMGQMYEMMDDCDNIMDRYHMSHCQSCHVMDGHWLMYEQPHYRGRMWYFRPGEYRNFRDMGAMKFMSTRRINDSFY from the exons atgaccACATCAGGCATGAGCATGTGCAGG GCCATCTTCTACGAGGACAGGAACTTCCAGGGTCGCTCTTATGAGTGCACAAGTGACTGTGCTGACATGTCCCCCTACCTGAGTCGCTGCCACTCTTGCAGAGTTGAAAGTGGCTGCTTCATGATGTACGACCGTCCCAACTACATGGGAAATCAGTATTTCTTCAGAAGGGGTGACTATGCTGATTACATGTCTATGTTTGGCATGAACGACTGCATTAGATCTTGCCGTATGATCCCCATG CACAGGGGACCCTTCAGAATGAGGATCTACGAGAGGGAGAACTTCATGGGTCAGATGTACGAGATGATGGATGACTGTGACAACATCATGGACCGTTATCACATGTCTCACTGCCAGTCCTGCCATGTGATGGATGGCCACTGGCTCATGTATGAGCAGCCCCACTACAGAGGCAGGATGTGGTACTTCAGGCCTGGAGAGTACAGGAACTTCAGAGATATGGGTGCCATGAAGTTCATGAGCACGAGGCGCATCAATGATTCCTTCTATTAA
- the crygm2e gene encoding gamma-crystallin M2 — protein sequence MGRIIFYEDRNFQGRSYECMSDCADFSSYMSRCHSCRIESGCWMMYDRPNYMGNQYFFRRGDYADYMPMFGMNDCIRSCRMIPMHRGSFRMRIYERENFMGQMYEMMDDCDNIMDRYRMSRCQSCHVMDGHWLMYEQPHYRGRMWYFRPGEYRSFSNMGGMRFMSMRRINDSYF from the exons ATGGGCAGA ATCATCTTCTACGAGGACAGGAACTTCCAGGGTCGCTCTTATGAGTGTATGAGCGACTGTGCTGATTTTTCCTCCTACATGAGCCGCTGTCACTCTTGCAGAATAGAGAGCGGATGCTGGATGATGTACGATCGTCCCAACTACATGGGAAATCAGTATTTCTTTAGGAGGGGTGACTATGCTGACTACATGCCTATGTTTGGCATGAATGACTGTATCAGATCATGCAGAATGATCCCTATG CACAGGGGATCCTTCAGAATGAGGATCTATGAGAGGGAGAACTTCATGGGTCAGATGTACGAGATGATGGATGACTGTGACAACATCATGGACCGTTACCGCATGTCTCGCTGCCAGTCTTGTCACGTGATGGATGGCCACTGGCTCATGTATGAGCAGCCCCACTACAGAGGCAGGATGTGGTACTTCAGGCCTGGAGAGTACAGGAGCTTCAGCAATATGGGTGGCATGAGATTCATGAGCATGAGGCGTATCaatgattcatatttttaa
- the LOC127171086 gene encoding gamma-crystallin M2-like, with the protein MGRVVFYEDRNFQGRSYECMSDCADFSSYMSRCHSCRVESGCWMMYDRPNYMGNQYFFRKGDYADYMSMFGMNECIRSCRMIPMHRGSYRMRIYERENFMGQMYEMMDDCDSIMDRYRMSHCQSCHIMDGHWLFYEQPHYRGRMWYFRPGEYRSFSNMGGMRFMSMRRIMDSWY; encoded by the exons ATGGGCAGA GTCGTCTTCTACGAGGACAGGAACTTCCAGGGTCGCTCCTATGAGTGTATGAGCGACTGTGCTGACTTTTCCTCCTACATGAGCCGCTGTCACTCTTGCAGAGTTGAGAGCGGATGTTGGATGATGTATGATCGTCCCAACTACATGGGAAATCAATACTTCTTCAGGAAGGGAGACTATGCTGATTACATGTCTATGtttggaatgaatgaatgcatcaGGTCCTGCCGCATGATCCCCATG CACAGGGGATCCTACAGAATGAGGATCTACGAGAGGGAGAACTTCATGGGTCAGATGTACGAGATGATGGATGACTGTGACAGCATCATGGACCGTTACCGCATGTCTCACTGTCAGTCCTGCCATATTATGGACGGCCACTGGCTCTTCTATGAGCAGCCCCACTACAGAGGCAGGATGTGGTACTTCAGGCCTGGAGAGTACAGGAGCTTCAGCAATATGGGTGGCATGAGATTCATGAGCATGAGGCGTATCATGGACTCCTGGTACTAa
- the LOC127171088 gene encoding gamma-crystallin M2-like, whose protein sequence is MKVTFYEDRNFQGRSYECMSDCGDFSSYMSRCHSCRVHSGCWMMYDQSNYMGNQYFFKRGEYADYMSMFGMNNCIRSCRMIPMYRGSYRMRIYERENFMGQMYEMMDDCDSIMDRYRMSHCQSCHIMDGHWIFYEQPHYRGRMWYFRPGEYRSFSNMGGMRFMSMRRIMDSWY, encoded by the exons ATGAAG GTCACCTTTTATGAGGACAGAAACTTCCAGGGTCGCTCTTATGAGTGTATGAGCGACTGTGGTGATTTTTCCTCCTACATGAGCCGCTGTCACTCTTGCAGAGTCCACAGTGGATGTTGGATGATGTATGATCAATCCAACTACATGGGAAATCAGTATTTCTTCAAGAGGGGAGAGTATGCTGATTACATGTCTATGTTTGGAATGAACAACTGCATCAGGTCCTGCCGTATGATCCCCATG TACAGAGGATCCTACAGAATGAGGATCTACGAGAGGGAGAACTTCATGGGTCAGATGTACGAGATGATGGATGACTGTGACAGCATCATGGACCGTTACCGCATGTCTCACTGTCAGTCCTGTCATATTATGGATGGTCACTGGATCTTCTATGAGCAGCCCCACTACAGAGGCAGAATGTGGTACTTCAGGCCTGGAGAGTACAGGAGCTTCAGCAATATGGGTGGCATGAGATTCATGAGCATGAGGCGTATCATGGACTCCTGGtactaa
- the LOC127171075 gene encoding gamma-crystallin M2-like: protein MTTKRITFNFQVTFYEERNFQGRSYDCTGDCADFSSYMSHCHSCRVHSGCWMMYDQPNYMGNQYFFRRGDYADYMSMFGMSNCIRSCRMIPMHRGSYRMRIYEKENFMGQMYEMMDDCDSIMDRYRMPHCQSCHIMDGHWLFYEQPHYRGRMWYFGPGEYRNFSNMGGMRFMSMRRIMDSWY, encoded by the exons ATGACAACTAAGAGGATAACTTTCAATTTTCAGGTCACCTTTTATGAGGAAAGAAATTTCCAGGGTCGGTCTTATGACTGCACCGGCGACTGTGCTGATTTCTCCTCGTACATGAGCCACTGTCACTCTTGCAGAGTCCACAGTGGATGTTGGATGATGTACGATCAACCCAACTACATGGGAAATCAGTACTTCTTCAGGAGGGGAGACTATGCTGATTACATGTCTATGTTTGGAATGAGCAACTGCATCAGGTCCTGCCGCATGATTCCCATG CACAGGGGATCCTACAGAATGAGGATCTATGAGAAGGAGAACTTCATGGGTCAGATGTACGAGATGATGGATGACTGTGACAGCATCATGGACCGTTACCGCATGCCTCACTGCCAGTCCTGCCATATTATGGACGGCCACTGGCTCTTCTATGAGCAGCCCCACTACAGAGGCAGGATGTGGTACTTCGGCCCTGGAGAGTACAGAAACTTCAGCAATATGGGTGGCATGAGATTCATGAGCATGAGGCGTATCATGGACTCCTGGTACTAg
- the LOC127171081 gene encoding gamma-crystallin M2-like has product MMGKVIFYEDRNFQGRSYECMGDCGDFSSYMSRCHSCRVESGCWMMYDNPNYMGNQYFFRRGEYADYMSMFGMNNCIRSCRMIPMYRGSYRMRIYERENFMGQMYEMMDDCDSIMDRYRMSHCQSCHIMDGHWLFYEQPHYRGRMWYFRPGEYRSFSNMGGMRFMSMRRIMDSWY; this is encoded by the exons ATGATGGGCAAG GTCATCTTCTACGAGGACAGGAACTTTCAGGGTCGCTCTTATGAGTGCATGGGCGACTGTGGTGATTTCTCCTCCTACATGAGCCGCTGTCACTCTTGCAGAGTTGAGAGCGGATGCTGGATGATGTATGATAATCCCAACTACATGGGAAATCAGTATTTCTTCAGAAGGGGAGAGTATGCTGATTACATGTCTATGTTTGGAATGAACAACTGCATCAGGTCCTGCCGTATGATCCCCATG TACAGGGGATCCTACAGAATGAGGATCTACGAGAGGGAGAACTTCATGGGTCAGATGTACGAGATGATGGATGACTGTGACAGCATCATGGACCGTTACCGCATGTCTCACTGCCAGTCCTGCCATATTATGGACGGCCACTGGCTCTTCTATGAGCAGCCCCACTACAGAGGCAGAATGTGGTACTTCAGGCCTGGAGAGTACAGGAGCTTCAGCAATATGGGTGGCATGAGATTCATGAGCATGAGGCGTATCATGGACTCCTGGTACTAG